Below is a genomic region from Phragmites australis chromosome 20, lpPhrAust1.1, whole genome shotgun sequence.
CTCCTGTGTTTAAAAGCAGAGGAGTATGATCAGATCTTTCTATTGTTAGAGTTTGAACAGTTGAGTGCGGAAATTTCTGCTCTCATTCTATGCTCATGAGTATTATGTCCAATTTCTCATAAGTCAGTACAGACATCGCATTAGTCCAAGTGTATTGCCTCCCTGATAATTGTAATTCCCTTAAATCTAGTCCACTGATAATTGCATTAAACAAGAAAGGCCACCTCTATTCAAAATTATCATTATTCTTTTCATGTGGGCTTCTCAGAATATTGAGATCACCCCCTATTAGAGGATATGTTTCATTTGTACACATTTGAACTAATTCCGATAAGAAGAGGTCCTTAAAATCAGCTTGTATCGACCCATAAACTGCAACAAGAGCCCATTTATAACCATCTGACTTACTATACGCAATTGAAATTTCACATGGTAGTCCCCTTCTACAATGCCTCCTATGTCATATGTATCAAGGTCTATCCCCAGCAAGATACCACCTGATCTACCTCTAGGTGCTTTGCTATGCCACATAAATTCCTTACCCCCACACAAATTCTTGAGGAAACCTTGGGAAATTCTCCCTTCCTGTTTCTGATATTGCTATGAAATCTAATCTTTGCTCCTTTGATAGATCCGAGATATATTTATGCTTTTTTGGGTCTTTAAACCCATTGCTATTACAAAAGACCCCTTTCATTGAGAATGATGTTTAGTTGTCTTGAGACTACGACCAAGTCGGATCCCATTGTTTGTAATAGTGATCCAGTTGTTTTTTAGAGCGACTACTGTGGACTTAACCGGGCCCTTTTGATCATAAAAATGATATGTACCTATATCTATTACCTCCTCCGTTATATCACCACATAAATGACACAACGCGAGGTGGTCTAATTCCTCATCCTCCttaatttctttctcttccttatCTAAAATCTCCATTAGCTTATCAAGACCCTCAACATGACTAAGACACAACGGCTCTGAATTTTTAATGCTTACAATAGACTGTTCAATACAATTATCGTTGCTACACAAAAGTACCCCAACACTATGTATATTGGAAGCAATATAATCATCTAAAAAAGATAAAATCGAATTGGTAGTCTTACCTGCCGCTGTAGGCTACTCCATATTTTGGCATGACTTCAATTTGGAAGCCTGGACCATAGAGTCTTGATCCACTATGGTGACCCGGCACTTGCTCCTACGCATCACCTCCACTGAAGCTTCCAGTATCGCAGCGAGCTCCTCTAGTCTGACTGGTCCAAGAGCTTGGATGCGCCAACCCGAGGCCACCAAAGGAGCTCCTAGATTGGCCTCAGCCACAGCAGCAAAAGGCTCTCCCTTATCAGGCGCCAGATCAGGAGGCAGTCCAGTGATATGTTTCTTTGCACCATTTCCTTGCGAGCATTCACCAAAAGAATCGGCAGCTGCGTTTTTATCCTCCATCTAGGCATCATCCATTTCTCCATTCCCATCATTATCCTCTTCTTATCCATATTAATAGGAACCGGATTTGCATCATTATCTCCTGGTTCCACCCTAAATTGCAGCTCATAAAGATAGTCACCGATGACTACATCAACATACTTCGGAGTCGAACTTGGGTCAAGAACAGAAACCTGCATGTGAACAATATCATGCCTCCTAGTAAATTTCATGGCCACCATTTGAGTTACTCCCAAAAGAGAGTCCACTTCCCAAATGGTAAGAAAATCTCTTAGCTCCTTGGTTAATCCGCGGAACTGCACCCACACCTTGGGCATAATATACTTGACCTCCTCACTTGCAACATGCTCTTCAATCACCATCTTTGCATTCTGTGACTTAGTTTGGAGTACACCCCATTCCACCATGCATTTCAATTCTGCCTTGGAAAGAAAATAAGTTCTAAAAGtatttggtccattttcttccaCCACCCACTTCCATCTGCCAGGAATCAACATCTGGAGTTCCGCTGTGACATTAGCCACGGTCAAAGAACCCTCAATAACTCTCACTGAAACTGTTTTGGAATCATTCTTGGTTTTCTGGATCGACGTGTGTGGGATGTAATAGAACACTAAGCTTTCCACTGCGTAACTACAAGGGATAGCTACGGGCTTTACTGCTCTCAAGAGAGGGCATCTATGAGTTACAAGCTTCACACTCTCAAAGATATCATAAAATAGCATTGTAGCACATTCATCTTGAGTATGGCCCTTTGTAAAGCAGTGGAAACTATAAGGTTTAGGTTTTTTGGTACCGTCTATTGTTGCACCTTGCTTAGAAGATTCCAGGATATCTACCATCATCGGCATTGATTCTACTCCCGAGCCTGCAGCAAGCTCGGCCTTGTTTACCGCTAATGGCCCCACTGAAGCCAAAAAAGTGGGTACAACAACATCTACAGTGGCCGGCAGTGGACCAACCCCATGAGAAGTGGAAGCCGGTGCTACACCACTACCCTGGGTGGCAGGAGCCATCGCAGATGGAGTCCCACTCGCACCAGGGAGTGGAGCAGCCGGAGCCAGATCACCTCCAATCGAGCCCAACAGAGTTGATGCCGTATCCCCACCTCCGAATTGCGCACCCCCAGCCGGAGCCTGCAACATTTGTTGTTCATTGTAGAAGCTTTGACCTCCATTAATGTCATATCTTCCTCCAAAATGACTGCGATGATGGCGAGGGTAACGACCACTACCCCGGCCGCCGTAAGCGAAGTGGCCTCCTCGATAGTCGTCGTAATATCCCTAGCCACCATACCCAGGATGCAAGCCTTGGTTGGCGCAGTGGAGACCTCCACGACTGACAAAACTCCCTTGGCTGGCACCAACTCCTTGTGTCATGGCACGGAACGACCCAGTGTTGCACTCCATGGTTCCCGCCACCGCTCTCCGTGTCCACTCTTACCACGTCGGAGTATGTGCATGATCTGAGCGGCTGTAGAAGAGATGACGACGCCCTAAGGTTCTTCTGGCATGCCCCTGTCCTGGAGAAAAGAGCAATGAGACCCTTTGTGGGACGAAAAGGGATGTTAGTTTGTAAATTGCAGATGTGTTTCATGAGGCCTTCTTTGGACCGCAAGTTTTCTCAAGAATTCAAATTCGAACGATCATCCGAGGAAACAATGCGATCTCCAGAAGCAGCAAATCAGGCATTGGTTGCCACCATCAGCGCTGAAGACAATGATCAACAAGTTCCAATTGCAACTCCGATTGTAGAGACTGCCTTCCACCTACCTTCCTGCAGAGCAGCACCTGCCAAAACATCACTGGAAGTGTGAGGGGGAGAAACTCTCGGTGGAGGTAAAGGACCATGCCATGGGCGACCTTGAACTCATTGCCGAACAATGGCGTCCACCACTCTATCCGCCAACAAACTTTTCTTTCTCGTACCTACAAGCACAGACGACTTACTGACCTTAGACGATGATGGCATGGAGAGATTGGCCTCTGTTGCCACTAAATCATCCATAGTGAAACCCGCCACCTTAGCCATCTTCACCAGCTTCAACATGTCAAAAGACACAACACTCTCCTCATCTGAGTCGGAGGCATGATCTCCACGAGCCCAGAACCTCCCTTCGATGGGATCTGACCGTGCAGAAATTTTGGTCTCGTCGATGTTGGGTCGATCTCCTCTAGCTTCAACACCAGGATCTCATTAAAACGATTCACATCCACCGCATGTGATGACGTCGGCCGAGCTACCGGCAGTAGCATGGGGCGGCGTCGCCTCACCATTGCCGATGAAAAGACACGATGTGTTGTTGTTGAATTTGATTGTCACACATGAGGTTGTTGAGGTCCCTACGATGATCATCCTTGTGACATGCTCTGCTAAATTTGCCTATTTTTAGACTTGATGCGTCTTATAATATCATTTTTCTGATACAGAACAGGCTATTGTGAGCCTGTGCTTGTGAGGGCAAGTTCATTTGTCTTTGTCTTTTATTTGATATCCTACTTCATTTTTATTTCAATGTTTCAAGTCATGGAATAATGATTATGAGGTTCGGTCTTCCGGATTTTATAACCGATTTCCATCCAATATCGGCATATTTTGGTTTAGATTGGTTCATTTTCGTATAACCGGCAATCCCGTATTCGTTTTTGTTTCCGGTTTTTTCGTTTTCATTTCTGTCCAGTAGAGAAAATGTaaaagtgaaaacggttagacGGTTTTTCCGACTgttccgtccgttttcatccctacttcACGCCAGTACTCCTGGACTACTTGCTGAGTTTTATGCACCCTGAAACTCTGAGCAGTTCACTGAAAAAGAATTTTATACCTACTCATTGTCTCATACTCCATCGCGCGACCGGCTATTTTTCCAGCACCACTTTtaacatgaaaataaaaattattcgAGTTTGGTGGTTTCGGAAGGCTTCTCCTCTGTCCCCATCGTAATTGCTGTAACTCGAAGTCAACTAGTTCTCTCTCAGCCTTAGCTTTTTGTAAAGGTTGCTGATGCCTGTGTTTTCCAGATCGCAAAGGTCCTTCAAGAGTTCTCTGAGGCGATCCTGAGAAAGAAAAGCAATAGCTTTTCGCAGACCGCCATTAGAAACTTCTATCGATGCGTATCCATCCAGTTCCAATTTCCAACCGACAAGATCGCTTTCCTATTGTTCCTGCCCTTCGATTcgttctttcctttttttccctccatttccttctACCAAGTCACACTCTTACCTGACGCGAAAAAGACAGTGTGATTTGAGAGGCTGTATTGCACAAACCACTTCATTGAGCACAAAGAGAATAAATTATAATTACACAAAGATAATCCCCACAACGAGCAGATATCAGACACGATGATGCAGCTGGTGGACACTGCACACACAACCACAGACATCAGAGGCACAGTACTGCGGAACTAACGTAAATACATGAGACGCACGACGAATTATCGACAGGAAACGTAGCAGAAATGTGGCCAGATGCTCAATACACGAATCACCAACTGTGAACTGTCTGCATGCACTGTCTCTACCCTGAGACGCCGAGTCAATGACGGCTGTGCTCTGTCAGGACATCGCGAGCTTGATCAGAGCCCCCGTGGCCGCGGCGACAAGAGCGCCCATCGCCGGAGCCTTCAGTGCGTCCCCGGCGGCCCCGCCGGTCGGGGTGCTTCCCGAGGGCGTGGCGGAGACGGTGACGGCGAGCTTCATGCCGCTAGCGCAGTGGCCGGGGACGTTGCAGATGAAGTAGTGCGTACCGGGGGTGGTGAGCGTGACGGTGGTCGAGCCGCTGTCGTCGTCGCTCAGCGCGTTGGTGCCGGAGCAGCTGTCGTAGCCGCTCTGGTTCACCTCCGTCACCGTGTGCGCCTTGTTCACGTAGCTGAACACTACACAGTTTCCCACGAGGTGGTAATGCGTGAGTAGCTGCACATGTCTACTAGCTACCTAGCTAGACAAGATGAACCATGAAGGGGCAGAGCTCACTCACCTAGTTTGTCTCCGACGGCGAACGTCTTGCCTCTGGCCCAGTTGTTGTAGTCGCCGCCGGTCGTCCAGCCCTGCGAGTCGCCGACGGTGTACGTCGTGGCCGAGGCCAGCGCCGCGTACCCCGCAACGAGCAGCACGACGAGAGCCAGAGTGTTGGCCATGACGATCTTAGCCTTATCTTCTGATCTGTTGGACGATAGAAGGGGCGCAAGCCAGGGAGACAAGGATATGAATGGACCAATCACTATTGTTGCTCTGTCGCACAGTTGACAGGGGGTTGGAGGGTCTATTTATAGATCACATGGTTGCTAAgttttcaaagataaaatagaTAATGAGCTGGTACGTGTCAATGGTTCTATGTATACCTACAGTACTCCCTCTTTTTCACAACTTCCACCTATTCCTTCAGAAATGAATGGACGCAGTGTGTGAAGAGAGAATGGAATCGAAATGCCTTTGGTGCGACTCAAAGCTTCTAAGAGGGAACGAACGCGAAAGTTGTGCTTAGCTAGGCCAGCTGGTGGCATCTTTGTGCAGTCTTATTGGTGTGATTTCTGGCAATCTCGCTTCATTTTTTGTGATCAGAACACTGCACGCACATCGCCTAGATGCTTTCGAACAGAAAATTCATGGATCATGACCTCGAGGGCactgaaaatagaaaatgttCAGATCGCTCGAATCGTCTTTGGCTTCAACAATTGAAGCAGAAAAGGGCTATGCCTTGCTCTGGAAAACGAGCGTGGAATGATGGCCGGTGAGGGAACTGATGCCAAAGTGCAGTAGAGCAACAAAGGCGTCGGTTAgcttcttgtttctttactagTTTCACACAGAGGTTccgcaaaaaggaaaaaaaaaaggttccgCCGAAAAACAAAGTTTCACACAGGTGAGGTGATGTGCCTGGCTGCGCGGCTGCACGGAGCCAACGGACGGAGGCAGTTCGGGAGTTGTTTCGCCTAATGCATTGACCCAAGTGTGTGGAAACCGCAAAGGACCACGGCTCGGTGAGTGGCGCTCAGGCTCACGCTCGGATACGTCATGGGCCGTACATGCATGCGGCTAACGTGCTGCCCAGCAAAATCATCGTGAAGCTCTCAAAGCTCCCGACGAAGTCACGACGGGGGACGGCCTGCTTTGCTCATCAATTGTCCGGCCCATCTAATCTCAACAAGGGAAAAGCTGCATTGGATGATTGGGCTCTCTAGAGCTGGGAGTTGGGCCAGGCTTCTTCATGGCACAGCCCCACCTCCAGGATTCTTCCGGTTTGGTCACCCCTCTTCCCCGCTCCACTTCTGGCTCCAACGGCTTGCACACCATTGCCTCTATTCTCCCCGTCACCCTCTTCTTTCACTACTTCCAGTCATCGCTTCCCCTCCCTTACTCATGTCAGGCACAAATGTGTTTCCGCTCCCATTCAACACTCCCGCTCCACGAATCTAGAGtacctcctccttcctcctcatcGAACACCGCCGTTGTTACTTCCCAGACTCGCCCTCAACCTTGCCCTGCTCCTCCTTGCGCCTAGTAGCTGCTGCTCCTCCCAATCCCAGCATGTCGCCACCCATGTGCTTGGAACAATCGATTTGTATGATTGGAACAATTGATTCTTGTTTTTTAAAGGAGGTAAGAGGGGTGCCTCATATATTAATATAGCAGGAGAACAAAAGTAAACAAAAGTCCCAAAACAAATAACAGTCCCCAAAAGCAAGAAA
It encodes:
- the LOC133901202 gene encoding blue copper protein-like, producing MANTLALVVLLVAGYAALASATTYTVGDSQGWTTGGDYNNWARGKTFAVGDKLVFSYVNKAHTVTEVNQSGYDSCSGTNALSDDDSGSTTVTLTTPGTHYFICNVPGHCASGMKLAVTVSATPSGSTPTGGAAGDALKAPAMGALVAAATGALIKLAMS